In Labrys monachus, the genomic stretch TAGCCGCCCGCGACGGAAAGAATGAACAGAGGGCGTCGGGACGGGGAGGCCTGCGGCTGCAATGTCTTGACCTGTGGAATCGCCGGACGTGCGCCCGGCTCGGCCGGGGATGGCCTATCCGTCCGGCCGGAGCGCCGCAAGCAGCGATCGGGCGACGTCGGCCGTCACGCGGCGCTTGTATCTCTCATGCACGATCTGGCCATTGTGGAAAACCTTGTGCTCGACATAAAGCATGCCGCCGTCCCAGCGCAGGACGTTGTCGGTCTCCGTCGTCTCGATGACATTCAGGCCCGGTACGAATTGTCCATCCGTGGTCCCTTCGCGCATGCCGGCGTCCTCCTTCGATGATTTTCTGTCGGCGCGCGGGCGCGAGAGCCCGCGGCGGCCGCAGCGATGCAGCATGCCCGATCGGACCGCCGCTTGAAAAGGCCTTCTTCCCGGCTTTCGCGAGCGTTCCGTCCTTGACTGATTGAACGTTCAAAATATTGTGCATCCATGTCCAGCGTCACCCGCCCCTCCGGCACGCGCCCCGTCAGACTGCGCCGCGTCGACGCCGTCGACGTCCGTCGCCGTCAGCTGATCGAGGCGACGATCGAGGCGATCGCCGATGTCGGCTTCAACGCCACCACGATCGCCGAGATCGCGCGCCGTGCCGATGTCTCGACCGGGCTGGTCTCCTTCCATTTCGGCGACAAGGATGGGCTGCTGGAGGCGACATTGCGCCACCTCGCCCGTGAGCTGTCGCGTTCGGCAGCAACCCGCATGCGCGCGGCGTCCTCGCCGCGGGAGCGCGTGCAGGCGGTCATCGACACCAATCTCGGTGCCAACCAGTTCGAGCGCGGCATCGGCACGGTATGGCTCGCCTTCTGGGGACAGGTGCCGCACTCGCCCCGCTTCGCCCGCGTCCAGCGGGCCTATCAGCGCCGCATCGCCGCCAATCTGAGCTACGCGCTGCGCCCGATCCTGCCGGTGGCTGCCGCCCGTGCGCTCGCCGAGACCATCGCGGCGATGATCGACGGGCTCTGGCTGCGGGCCACGCTCGCCGGCGATGCCGACGGCTGCCAGGCCCGCCTGGTGGCGGGCACCTTCGTCGACAACCAGTTCATGCTGCTCGGCCCCGGCCGATAGCCCAGGAGTTCCGTTCAATGCGCTATGGCCTCGTGAAGAATCATATCGGCGGCCGTTTCGTCGACACCGTCTCGCGCGAGATATTTCAGACCGTCGACCCCGCCACCGGCGAGGTGCTGGCCGAGATCGAGCAGGCGGGCGAGAACGAGATCGAGGCCGCGGTCGCTGCCGCCAAGGCGGGATTTGCGGTATGGTCGCGCATGACCGGGGCGGAGCGGGGGCGCATCCTGCGCCGCACCGCCGAGATCCTGCGCGGCAAGAACGCCGCCCTCGCCGAGATCGAGACGCGCGACACCGGCAAGCCGATCCAGGAGACCCTGGCGGTCGACATCCTGTCGGGTGCCGATTGCCTCGACTATTTCGCCGCCATCGCTGCCACGCTCACCAGCGAGCATGTCGACCTCGGCCCCTCCGCCTTCGGCTATACGCGGCGCGAGCCGCTCGGCGTGGTCGCCGGCATCGGTGCCTGGAACTATCCGATCCAGATCGCCTGCTGGAAGGCGGCGCCGGCGCTCGCCTGCGGCAATGCCATGATCTTCAAGCCGGCCGAACTCACGCCGCTGACGGCGCCCCACCTCGCCGAGGCTTTCCGCGAGGCCGGCCTGCCGGACGGCGTGTTCAACGTCGTGCAGGGCGATGCGCGCGTCGGGCGGGCCCTGGTGGCGCATCCGGGCATCCGCAAGGTATCGCTGACGGGCGAGGCCGGCACGGGCCGGCTCGTCATGGCCGAGGCGGCCCGCACCCTCAAGCACGTCACCCTCGAGCTCGGCGGCAAGTCGCCGCTGATCGTGTTCGAGGATGCCAAGATCGAGAATGCCGTCGCCGGCGCCATGCTCGGCAATTTCTACTCGGCCGGCGAGGTCTGTTCCAACGGCACCCGCGTCTTCGTGCACCGCCGCATCAAGGACGCCTTCCTGGCGCGGCTCAAGGCCCGGGCCGAGGCGATGGTGATCGGCGATCCGCTCGATCCCGTCACCCATGTCGGTGCGCTCGTCTCGCAGGATCACATGGAGAAGGTGCTGTCCTATATCGAGAAGGGCAAGGCGGAAGGTGCGCGCCTGCTGACCGGCGGCCATCGCGTCACCACGGGCGCGCTCGCCAAGGGCGCCTTCGTGGCGCCGACGGTGTTCGACGGCTGCGACGACGGCATGGCGATCGTCCGCGAGGAGATCTTCGGCCCGGTGATGACGGTGCTCGCCTTCGACGACGAGGACGAGGTCGTCGCCCGCGCCAACGCCACCGAATACGGTCTCGCCGCCGGCATCTTCACCACCGACCTGGCGCGCGGTCACCGGGTGATCGCCCAGCTCGAGGCGGGCACCTGCTGGATCAACCAGTACAACGTCACGCCGATCGAACTGCCGTTCGGCGGCGTCAAGCTGTCGGGCCTCGGGCGCGAGAATTCGCGCGCCGCGGTCGAGCATTACACGCAGATCAAGAGCGTCTATGTCGCGCTCGGCGATATCGAGGCGCCGTATTGACCTTGCCGGGAGGGGCGGACGCAGCCGCGCAATCCCCAGCCGATTGCCGCTGCGTTCGCTCCTCCCGGTCAGGCGAGCGCCATGTTTCCAAGAGCGGACGAGGATGTCCGCGCTCCCAGGACCGCCCATGACCGAGACTTTTGACTATGTGATCGTCGGCGCCGGCTCGGCCGGCTGCGTCATGGCCAACCGGCTCACGGCGGACGGCAAATACAGCGTCAAGCTGCTCGAATTCGGCGGCAGCGACGGCTCGATCTTCATCCAGATGCCGAGCGCGCTGTCGATCCCGATGAATTCGCCCCGCTACGACTGGCGCTACCATGCCGAACCCGAGCCGGCGCTGGGCGGCCGGCGGCTGCACACGCCGCGCGGCAAGGTGCTGGGCGGCTCGTCCTCGATCAACGGCATGGTCTATATCCGCGGCAACGCCATGGATTTCGAAGGTTGGGACGCCGCCGGCGCCCATGGCTGGAACTATGCGGGCGTGCTGCCCTATTTCCGGCGGGCCGAAGGGCGCGAGGAGGGGGGCGATGCCTATCGCGGCGCCGACGGGCCGCTTAAGACCAGCTACGGCCCGCTGCGCAACCCGCTCTACAAGGCGTTCGTCGACGCTGCCGTCGAGGCGGGCTATCCGGCGACCCCCGACGTGAACGGCTACCAGCAGGAGGGGTTCGGGCGGATGGACATGACGGTCCATCGCGGCCGCCGCTGGTCCGCCGCCAACGCCTATCTGAAGCCGGCGATGCGCCGCCCGAACCTGTCGGTCGAGACCCATGCGCTGGCGAGCCGCATCCTGTTCGAGGGGCGGCGGGCCGTCGGCATCGAATACCGCAGGGGTGAGCAACTGCGCCAGGTGCGGGCGCGCCGTGAGGTCATCCTCTCGGCCGGGCCGATCAACGATCCCCAGCTCCTGAAACTGTCGGGCGTCGGCCCGGCGCCGGAATTGCGCAGCCTCGGCATTGAGGTCGTGCACGACCTGCCGGGCGTCGGGGAGAACCTGCAGGACCATCTCGAATTCTATTTCCAGATGGCGAGCCGACAGCCGATCACGCTCTATTCCGCCGTCAATCCGCTCGCCAAGGCGCTGATCGGCCTGCGCTGGCTGCTGCGCCGCGACGGGCTCGGCGCCACCAACCATTTCGAGAGCTGCGGCTTCATCCGCTCGCGGCCGGGCATTCCCTATCCCGACATCCAGTATCATTTCCTGCCGATGGCGGTGAGCTATGACGGTTCCTCGATCGCCAGCGAGCACGGCTTCCAGGCCCATGTCGGGCCGATGCGCTCCAAGAGCCGCGGCCATGTCCGGCTGAAGTCGCGGGATGTGCGCGAGGCGCCGCTGATCCGCTTCAACTATATGAGCCATCCCGACGACTGGACCGAGATGCGCGCCTGCGTGCGGCTGACGCGCGAGATCTTCCAGCAGAAGGCCTTGGCGCCCTATGCGGGGCGGGAGATCCAGCCCGGCGTGGAGGTGACGTCGGACGAGGCGATCGACGCCTTCATCGCCAGGCATGTCGAGAGCGCCTATCACCCCTCGGGCACCTGCCGGATGGGCGATCCGCGGGATCGCATGACGGTCGTCGACCCCGAAACCCGCGTCGTCGGCCTCGAAGGGCTGCGCATCGCCGATTCCGCCATCATCCCGCTGATCACCAACGGCAATCTCAACGCGCCGACGATCATGATCGGCGAGAAGGCGTCGGACCATATCCTCGGCAAGGCGATGCTGCCGCCCTCCAACACGCCCTTCCATCGCGCCGCGGACTGGGAGACGCGGCAGCGCTGAAGGCCCGCGGGGGCGTCAGCCTTCCCCGCCCGCCCGCGCCTTGTGCTTGTGGGAGGCACCCGCCCGCCAGCGTTCCACCTCGGCCACTTCCGCGTCGGGCCGATCGACCATAACCTCGGCCCGTCCGAGATGGATGGTGCCGCCCGCGCCGTCGATCGACAGCCAGTCGCCTTCGGCGATGAGGGCGTCGCCGAGATGCGCCTGGCGCTTCGCCG encodes the following:
- the betI gene encoding transcriptional regulator BetI — protein: MSSVTRPSGTRPVRLRRVDAVDVRRRQLIEATIEAIADVGFNATTIAEIARRADVSTGLVSFHFGDKDGLLEATLRHLARELSRSAATRMRAASSPRERVQAVIDTNLGANQFERGIGTVWLAFWGQVPHSPRFARVQRAYQRRIAANLSYALRPILPVAAARALAETIAAMIDGLWLRATLAGDADGCQARLVAGTFVDNQFMLLGPGR
- the betA gene encoding choline dehydrogenase, with translation MTETFDYVIVGAGSAGCVMANRLTADGKYSVKLLEFGGSDGSIFIQMPSALSIPMNSPRYDWRYHAEPEPALGGRRLHTPRGKVLGGSSSINGMVYIRGNAMDFEGWDAAGAHGWNYAGVLPYFRRAEGREEGGDAYRGADGPLKTSYGPLRNPLYKAFVDAAVEAGYPATPDVNGYQQEGFGRMDMTVHRGRRWSAANAYLKPAMRRPNLSVETHALASRILFEGRRAVGIEYRRGEQLRQVRARREVILSAGPINDPQLLKLSGVGPAPELRSLGIEVVHDLPGVGENLQDHLEFYFQMASRQPITLYSAVNPLAKALIGLRWLLRRDGLGATNHFESCGFIRSRPGIPYPDIQYHFLPMAVSYDGSSIASEHGFQAHVGPMRSKSRGHVRLKSRDVREAPLIRFNYMSHPDDWTEMRACVRLTREIFQQKALAPYAGREIQPGVEVTSDEAIDAFIARHVESAYHPSGTCRMGDPRDRMTVVDPETRVVGLEGLRIADSAIIPLITNGNLNAPTIMIGEKASDHILGKAMLPPSNTPFHRAADWETRQR
- the betB gene encoding betaine-aldehyde dehydrogenase, producing MRYGLVKNHIGGRFVDTVSREIFQTVDPATGEVLAEIEQAGENEIEAAVAAAKAGFAVWSRMTGAERGRILRRTAEILRGKNAALAEIETRDTGKPIQETLAVDILSGADCLDYFAAIAATLTSEHVDLGPSAFGYTRREPLGVVAGIGAWNYPIQIACWKAAPALACGNAMIFKPAELTPLTAPHLAEAFREAGLPDGVFNVVQGDARVGRALVAHPGIRKVSLTGEAGTGRLVMAEAARTLKHVTLELGGKSPLIVFEDAKIENAVAGAMLGNFYSAGEVCSNGTRVFVHRRIKDAFLARLKARAEAMVIGDPLDPVTHVGALVSQDHMEKVLSYIEKGKAEGARLLTGGHRVTTGALAKGAFVAPTVFDGCDDGMAIVREEIFGPVMTVLAFDDEDEVVARANATEYGLAAGIFTTDLARGHRVIAQLEAGTCWINQYNVTPIELPFGGVKLSGLGRENSRAAVEHYTQIKSVYVALGDIEAPY